From a single Apium graveolens cultivar Ventura chromosome 2, ASM990537v1, whole genome shotgun sequence genomic region:
- the LOC141706575 gene encoding uncharacterized protein LOC141706575 isoform X2, translating into MLKLTEENKSSTLETAEKLVLEAMEKEKDMPIVWEPCLIEELRGIKVTDVACGLDHSLILCSDGTLLSSGSNIYGQLGRSTQDLGLLPVDINFHPISVASGLGHSLAICKNLSEEKSDDATNIVSWGWNASSQLGREGPENLPEIVEALAEETPVSVSGGRVHSIALTSKGEVWVWGCGRNGRLGLGSSTDEAEPVLLDTLEDMNVLQAVSGFDHNLVLGKNWEGLVISLSEGMESSPSVAAARGDKNGVEENGSNSMRTAESMLRLLPMSLCIVSLVLMLTNSQSSDDFGLLSYSDVGVFRYLVQASGVCAGYSLLSALVSALPRPSTMSRAWTFFLLDQVFMYIILVAGAASTEVVYLAYNGDAAITWGGDCGSLGMFCHKAAASLATTFAVVICYAVLSLISSYRLFSRYDAPIGYTNKGIDMSAVFHT; encoded by the exons ATGTTAAAGCTTACAGAAGAAAACAAAAGCTCAACTCTGGAAACTGCTGAGAAGTTGGTCTTAGAAGCAATGGAGAAGGAGAAAGATATGCCGATAGTATGGGAACCCTGTTTGATAGAAGAGCTACGCGGTATTAAAGTTACAGATGTAGCATGTGGGCTAGACCATTCTCTAATTCTTTGCA GTGATGGCACACTATTGAGTAGTGGAAGTAATATTTATGGCCAGTTGGGGAGGTCTACACAAGATCTGGGTTTGTTGCCTGTTGACATAAACTTTCATCCTATTTCAGTAGCATCTGGTCTTGGACATTCTTTGGCAATATGCAAGAATCTATCAGAAGAGAAATCAGATGATGCCACAAACATTGTATCTTGGGGATGGAATGCAAGTTCTCAGCTTGGAAGGGAAGGACCAGAGAATCTCCCTGAGATTGTTGAAGCTTTGGCAGAAGAAACTCCAGTATCAGTCTCAGGAGGTCGGGTGCATTCCATTGCTCTTACATCCAAGGGAGAGGTGTGGGTTTGGGGTTGCGGTAGGAATGGGAGGCTCGGGTTAGGCAGCTCAACTGATGAAGCTGAACCTGTGTTGCTCGATACTCTAGAAGACATGAATGTTCTGCAAGCTGTGTCAGGCTTTGATCATAATCTTGTACTA GGAAAGAACTGGGAAGGTCTAGTAATAAGTTTGTCTGAAGGGATGGAATCATCACCATCAGTAGCAGCAGCAAGAGGAGATAAGAATGGAGTGGAAGAAAATGGAAGCAATAGCATGCGGACAGCAGAGAGCATGCTACGTCTGCTTCCGATGAGTTTATGCATTGTTTCACTTGTTCTCATGCTCACAAACTCCCAGTCAAGCGACGACTTTGGTCTACTCTCCTATTCCGACGTTGGAGTTTTCAG GTATTTGGTTCAGGCCAGTGGTGTATGTGCTGGTTACTCCCTACTCTCAGCTCTTGTCTCGGCACTTCCACGTCCCTCAACCATGTCTCGAGCCTGGACTTTCTTCCTCCTTGACCAG GTCTTCATGTACATTATACTGGTAGCAGGGGCAGCGTCAACTGAAGTGGTTTACCTTGCATACAACGGAGATGCAGCCATCACCTGGGGTGGAGATTGCGGGTCATTGGGGATGTTCTGTCACAAAGCCGCGGCATCCCTGGCAACAACATTTGCTGTAGTAATTTGCTATGCAGTGCTCTCTCTCATTTCCTCTTATAGACTCTTTAGCAGATATGATGCCCCCATTGGTTACACTAACAAAGGAATTGACATGTCTGCTGTATTTCACACTTGA
- the LOC141706575 gene encoding CASP-like protein 2A1 isoform X3 codes for MESSPSVAAARGDKNGVEENGSNSMRTAESMLRLLPMSLCIVSLVLMLTNSQSSDDFGLLSYSDVGVFRYLVQASGVCAGYSLLSALVSALPRPSTMSRAWTFFLLDQVFMYIILVAGAASTEVVYLAYNGDAAITWGGDCGSLGMFCHKAAASLATTFAVVICYAVLSLISSYRLFSRYDAPIGYTNKGIDMSAVFHT; via the exons ATGGAATCATCACCATCAGTAGCAGCAGCAAGAGGAGATAAGAATGGAGTGGAAGAAAATGGAAGCAATAGCATGCGGACAGCAGAGAGCATGCTACGTCTGCTTCCGATGAGTTTATGCATTGTTTCACTTGTTCTCATGCTCACAAACTCCCAGTCAAGCGACGACTTTGGTCTACTCTCCTATTCCGACGTTGGAGTTTTCAG GTATTTGGTTCAGGCCAGTGGTGTATGTGCTGGTTACTCCCTACTCTCAGCTCTTGTCTCGGCACTTCCACGTCCCTCAACCATGTCTCGAGCCTGGACTTTCTTCCTCCTTGACCAG GTCTTCATGTACATTATACTGGTAGCAGGGGCAGCGTCAACTGAAGTGGTTTACCTTGCATACAACGGAGATGCAGCCATCACCTGGGGTGGAGATTGCGGGTCATTGGGGATGTTCTGTCACAAAGCCGCGGCATCCCTGGCAACAACATTTGCTGTAGTAATTTGCTATGCAGTGCTCTCTCTCATTTCCTCTTATAGACTCTTTAGCAGATATGATGCCCCCATTGGTTACACTAACAAAGGAATTGACATGTCTGCTGTATTTCACACTTGA
- the LOC141706575 gene encoding ultraviolet-B receptor UVR8-like isoform X1, with protein sequence MSRFMTNPKKGLTNLTTILAENQKRYKSTTVLTFGDGSNGALGLPTSVSVMGLDSYEPTCVPGLPGDISAVAAGHYHSLAVSCQGQVWAWGRNNEGQLGRGAHSPRETWYEPKQVEGLDQVAVQNAFASGVISAAVGVDGSLWVWGKSKRGQLGLGKGITEAIVPSRIEVLADEEIAKVSLGWGHALALTKDGKVFGWGYSADGRLGRIGDTQEDSSLEARAGMLKLTEENKSSTLETAEKLVLEAMEKEKDMPIVWEPCLIEELRGIKVTDVACGLDHSLILCSDGTLLSSGSNIYGQLGRSTQDLGLLPVDINFHPISVASGLGHSLAICKNLSEEKSDDATNIVSWGWNASSQLGREGPENLPEIVEALAEETPVSVSGGRVHSIALTSKGEVWVWGCGRNGRLGLGSSTDEAEPVLLDTLEDMNVLQAVSGFDHNLVLGKNWEGLVISLSEGMESSPSVAAARGDKNGVEENGSNSMRTAESMLRLLPMSLCIVSLVLMLTNSQSSDDFGLLSYSDVGVFRYLVQASGVCAGYSLLSALVSALPRPSTMSRAWTFFLLDQVFMYIILVAGAASTEVVYLAYNGDAAITWGGDCGSLGMFCHKAAASLATTFAVVICYAVLSLISSYRLFSRYDAPIGYTNKGIDMSAVFHT encoded by the exons ATGTCAAGATTTATGACAAATCCAAAAAAGGGTTTAACCAATCTAACAACAATTCTTGCCGAGAACCAAAAAAGATACAAAAGCACAACGGTACTAACCTTTGGAGATGGAAGTAATGGTGCTTTGGGCCTACCCACCTCTGTTTCTGTAATGGGCTTGGACTCTTATGAGCCCACTTGTGTTCCTGGGCTTCCCGGTGACATCTCCGCCGTTGCCGCCGGTCATTACCACTCTCTTGCTGTTAGTTGTCAGGGTCAGGTTTGGGCTTGGGGGAGAAATAATGAGGGGCAGCTTGGTCGTGGGGCCCACTCTCCTAG GGAGACATGGTATGAGCCAAAACAAGTAGAAGGTTTGGATCAAGTAGCTGTCCAAAATGCATTTGCATCAGGAGTCATATCTGCAGCCGTAGGAGTGGATGGATCATTATGGGTCTGGGGAAAATCAAAGCGGGGACAGCTAGGTCTTGGTAAAGGAATTACAGAGGCTATTGTACCTTCCAGAATCGAAGTACTAGCTGACGAAGAGATAGCGAAG GTCTCACTTGGTTGGGGACATGCGCTTGCATTGACTAAGGATGGAAAAGTGTTTGGGTGGGGCTATTCGGCGGATGGTAGATTGGGAAGGATCGGAGATACCCAGGAGGACTCTTCATTGGAAGCAAGAGCTGGTATGTTAAAGCTTACAGAAGAAAACAAAAGCTCAACTCTGGAAACTGCTGAGAAGTTGGTCTTAGAAGCAATGGAGAAGGAGAAAGATATGCCGATAGTATGGGAACCCTGTTTGATAGAAGAGCTACGCGGTATTAAAGTTACAGATGTAGCATGTGGGCTAGACCATTCTCTAATTCTTTGCA GTGATGGCACACTATTGAGTAGTGGAAGTAATATTTATGGCCAGTTGGGGAGGTCTACACAAGATCTGGGTTTGTTGCCTGTTGACATAAACTTTCATCCTATTTCAGTAGCATCTGGTCTTGGACATTCTTTGGCAATATGCAAGAATCTATCAGAAGAGAAATCAGATGATGCCACAAACATTGTATCTTGGGGATGGAATGCAAGTTCTCAGCTTGGAAGGGAAGGACCAGAGAATCTCCCTGAGATTGTTGAAGCTTTGGCAGAAGAAACTCCAGTATCAGTCTCAGGAGGTCGGGTGCATTCCATTGCTCTTACATCCAAGGGAGAGGTGTGGGTTTGGGGTTGCGGTAGGAATGGGAGGCTCGGGTTAGGCAGCTCAACTGATGAAGCTGAACCTGTGTTGCTCGATACTCTAGAAGACATGAATGTTCTGCAAGCTGTGTCAGGCTTTGATCATAATCTTGTACTA GGAAAGAACTGGGAAGGTCTAGTAATAAGTTTGTCTGAAGGGATGGAATCATCACCATCAGTAGCAGCAGCAAGAGGAGATAAGAATGGAGTGGAAGAAAATGGAAGCAATAGCATGCGGACAGCAGAGAGCATGCTACGTCTGCTTCCGATGAGTTTATGCATTGTTTCACTTGTTCTCATGCTCACAAACTCCCAGTCAAGCGACGACTTTGGTCTACTCTCCTATTCCGACGTTGGAGTTTTCAG GTATTTGGTTCAGGCCAGTGGTGTATGTGCTGGTTACTCCCTACTCTCAGCTCTTGTCTCGGCACTTCCACGTCCCTCAACCATGTCTCGAGCCTGGACTTTCTTCCTCCTTGACCAG GTCTTCATGTACATTATACTGGTAGCAGGGGCAGCGTCAACTGAAGTGGTTTACCTTGCATACAACGGAGATGCAGCCATCACCTGGGGTGGAGATTGCGGGTCATTGGGGATGTTCTGTCACAAAGCCGCGGCATCCCTGGCAACAACATTTGCTGTAGTAATTTGCTATGCAGTGCTCTCTCTCATTTCCTCTTATAGACTCTTTAGCAGATATGATGCCCCCATTGGTTACACTAACAAAGGAATTGACATGTCTGCTGTATTTCACACTTGA